From the Mesotoga prima MesG1.Ag.4.2 genome, the window TTGTCGTTGCACCCAGAGACACTTTTATGACTGCACTTACGACGGGTTGGGAGGGCCTGAGCTGGAACGTGAAGTACGGTTACGTTGGGGCCAACTCCCTTGGTATGGATCTGGTTGCAGATGGAATAAACCAAGTCGGTCTCGCGTGCGGAGGATTCTACTTTACGGGCTGTGCCGGGCATCAGCCGCTCGAAAAAGACCTCTACAAGTCAACCATATCTCATTATGATGTGATAGGCTGGATCCTTGAAAACTTCGCAACGGTGGAAGAAGTAAAATCGGCGCTAGATGATATCCGGGTGTACGGGCTTACCATTATGATAACGGAGTCTACTATGATGCCCCTTCACTATATTGTCTATGATGCGCATGGCGGATGCATTGTAATAGAATACGTTGATGGTGAGCTGAACATTCATGAAAATCCGCTTGGAGTAATTACAAACAATCCCACATTCGACTGGCATCTTCAGAATCTCTCAAACTACGTAAACCTGACTCCCGCAAACATCAAGAGTTCAAAGTTAGGTGATTTTGAAATTAGGGCAACGGGAAATGGAACTGGATTGCTTGGGCTTCCTGGGGACAACACATCTCCAAGCCGATTTGTGAGGGCCGCCTTCTATTCTCACGGAGAAGTGAAACCGGCTAATGCTGAATCGGCCGTCACACTAGCATGGCATATCCTCAACGCTCAGGATATTCCTGAAGGCCTCGTAGTCAATGAAGAGCTCGGAATAGTAATTTCAAGAGACATAGCTTACTGGTCGGCAGTAACGGATTTGACCAACAGAGTCTACTATTACAGAACTTACGAGGACTTGAACATAAGAAAAGTAGAGCTTGATAGAATTGATTTCTCAAGCGGGAACAAAAAATTTTAGAATATGAGCCACGAACAGAATTACATAGATGTGACTGACGCAATCAAGTGAAAAAGCAGTCGTGAAGATGTCGAAGGGCTCCAAGGTTATGTGAGAACAAATACGTGGGAAAGAGTCCGTTCGACCAGAAAACGCTGTATGCTGTTGAAGACAACGTTTCTGTCGACGATCTTCCGTCTCCCGCGAAAGACATCATCCTTCGATAAGGTCAAAAACGAGATCCCGGGTCAAGCCCGGGATGACAGTGTTAGGTGATTACGAGAACGCCACACACCGTCATTCTTAGAAAACCCGTCCTTGGTCCATCGTCCAAGAGCATGGACCCGTCCTTCGAAAGAGCCGCTGTGCGCTTAAGAACAAAAACACGCTGGTCGCCGTAAAGAACCGTCCCTCGTCCTTCAAGATCGTGGACCCGTCCTTCGATTGGATCGGAGAGCAGATCCCGAAACAAGTTCGGGATGACAGTGTTAGGTGATTACGAATATGTCACATCGTGTCTGAACATGTTTCAG encodes:
- a CDS encoding linear amide C-N hydrolase encodes the protein MVRLFFFSFFPCLAVFRFLAVKVEIVAARTLEFEFDLGSKIVVAPRDTFMTALTTGWEGLSWNVKYGYVGANSLGMDLVADGINQVGLACGGFYFTGCAGHQPLEKDLYKSTISHYDVIGWILENFATVEEVKSALDDIRVYGLTIMITESTMMPLHYIVYDAHGGCIVIEYVDGELNIHENPLGVITNNPTFDWHLQNLSNYVNLTPANIKSSKLGDFEIRATGNGTGLLGLPGDNTSPSRFVRAAFYSHGEVKPANAESAVTLAWHILNAQDIPEGLVVNEELGIVISRDIAYWSAVTDLTNRVYYYRTYEDLNIRKVELDRIDFSSGNKKF